From one Pieris brassicae chromosome 5, ilPieBrab1.1, whole genome shotgun sequence genomic stretch:
- the LOC123709398 gene encoding protein lin-37 homolog isoform X2: MPRRRRFTPLKSKRTPKKEIDDPKDQEVTTARGRLKGALMEILEPSAGIDSDNSSDYVKKDKKSTSSESSSDEEDRLYRAPQRQSYVLKLFDRSVDLSQFSDETPLYPICRAWIINQPKSDYRKISILNMGESMKEENDSVLELPDPEGPVISRVPNLIPEQVSVNKDNIYLNYEHPLPTKDELLSTNMKRWSKVRVAWQDQSQLVHQRYASTQDVLNKLNVNGL, translated from the exons ATGCCCAGGCGACGAAGATTTACTCCTTTGAAAAGTAAAAGAACCCCGAAGAAAGAGATAGATGATCCTAAAG ATCAAGAAGTTACAACTGCCCGTGGTAGACTTAAAGGTGCATTGATGGAGATCTTAGAACCATCAGCTGGGATAGACTCTGATAACTCTTCAGACTATGTCAAAAAGGACAA gaAGTCAACTAGTAGTGAATCATCATCAGATGAAGAGGACAGGCTATATAGAGCCCCACAACGCCAGTCATATGTCCTCAAACTATTTGATAGAAGTGTAGATCTCTCTCAGTTCTCTGATGAGACACCCTTGTATCCAATATGCAGGGCATGGATAATAAATCAACCAAAATCTGATTATAGAAAGATTAG tattttaaatatgggTGAAAGTATGAAAGAAGAAAATGATTCAGTTCTTGAGTTACCAGATCCTGAAGGTCCAGTCATCTCCCGTGTTCCAAATCTTATTCCTGAACAGGTGTCCGTGAACAAggacaatatttatttgaattat GAACATCCTCTTCCGACTAAAGATGAATTGCTCTCTACAAACATGAAAAGATGGAGCAAAGTGCGCGTCGCATGGCAAGACCAATCTCAATTAGTACATCAGCGATATGCTTCCACACAGGATGTGCTCAATAAACTGAATGTcaa tGGACTGTAG
- the LOC123709398 gene encoding protein lin-37 homolog isoform X1 encodes MPRRRRFTPLKSKRTPKKEIDDPKVDQEVTTARGRLKGALMEILEPSAGIDSDNSSDYVKKDKKSTSSESSSDEEDRLYRAPQRQSYVLKLFDRSVDLSQFSDETPLYPICRAWIINQPKSDYRKISILNMGESMKEENDSVLELPDPEGPVISRVPNLIPEQVSVNKDNIYLNYEHPLPTKDELLSTNMKRWSKVRVAWQDQSQLVHQRYASTQDVLNKLNVNGL; translated from the exons ATGCCCAGGCGACGAAGATTTACTCCTTTGAAAAGTAAAAGAACCCCGAAGAAAGAGATAGATGATCCTAAAG TAGATCAAGAAGTTACAACTGCCCGTGGTAGACTTAAAGGTGCATTGATGGAGATCTTAGAACCATCAGCTGGGATAGACTCTGATAACTCTTCAGACTATGTCAAAAAGGACAA gaAGTCAACTAGTAGTGAATCATCATCAGATGAAGAGGACAGGCTATATAGAGCCCCACAACGCCAGTCATATGTCCTCAAACTATTTGATAGAAGTGTAGATCTCTCTCAGTTCTCTGATGAGACACCCTTGTATCCAATATGCAGGGCATGGATAATAAATCAACCAAAATCTGATTATAGAAAGATTAG tattttaaatatgggTGAAAGTATGAAAGAAGAAAATGATTCAGTTCTTGAGTTACCAGATCCTGAAGGTCCAGTCATCTCCCGTGTTCCAAATCTTATTCCTGAACAGGTGTCCGTGAACAAggacaatatttatttgaattat GAACATCCTCTTCCGACTAAAGATGAATTGCTCTCTACAAACATGAAAAGATGGAGCAAAGTGCGCGTCGCATGGCAAGACCAATCTCAATTAGTACATCAGCGATATGCTTCCACACAGGATGTGCTCAATAAACTGAATGTcaa tGGACTGTAG